A portion of the Thermosediminibacter oceani DSM 16646 genome contains these proteins:
- a CDS encoding DUF2508 family protein, with product MKKGFNGGSAELERILLEEIEKAKQEMQLAEKAFQWVQNDPEEVDAALSRMEAALARYNFLIRQAKAMRITIDKITMYSQLLQ from the coding sequence ATGAAAAAAGGATTTAACGGCGGTTCCGCCGAACTGGAGCGAATTCTCCTCGAGGAAATCGAAAAGGCCAAACAGGAAATGCAGCTGGCTGAAAAAGCTTTTCAGTGGGTGCAAAACGACCCCGAGGAGGTAGATGCCGCCCTTTCGAGGATGGAAGCCGCCCTTGCCCGTTACAATTTTCTCATCAGACAGGCCAAAGCTATGAGGATAACAATTGACAAAATCACAATGTACAGTCAGCTGCTGCAATAG
- a CDS encoding FAD:protein FMN transferase: protein MKKLKITVFLFAAIILLAACSRSQDKPVVKTNFMLDTMIKISAYGSGASEAIDAAFDRISEIEKKMNASAEDSEVTGINKAAGREYFKVSPDTFYVIKRGLYFSELSGGRFDITVGPLVKLWGIGTENARVPEEQEIKSALSLINYRDVLLDEENHGVMLKRPGMRIDLGAIAKGYAADEVIRILKEKGVRSAVADLGGNVYVLGKKPNGEPWKIGVQDPFAETRGDIFATVEVWDKTLVTSGVYERFFEEEGKRYHHILDTSTGYPVENGLVSVTIISDSSIDADALSTAAFSLGLKDGMRLVENLPGIEAIFVTADREVYITSGVEKYNFQIINEDFVLKQQ, encoded by the coding sequence ATGAAAAAACTTAAAATAACAGTTTTTCTTTTTGCTGCTATTATCCTCCTTGCAGCTTGTAGCAGGAGTCAGGACAAGCCCGTTGTGAAAACAAATTTTATGCTGGATACGATGATAAAGATATCAGCTTACGGAAGCGGCGCATCGGAAGCCATCGACGCGGCTTTCGACAGGATAAGCGAAATCGAGAAGAAAATGAATGCCAGCGCTGAAGACAGCGAGGTTACCGGTATAAATAAGGCGGCTGGCAGGGAATATTTCAAAGTTAGTCCTGACACCTTTTACGTTATAAAAAGAGGACTTTACTTTTCAGAGCTTTCCGGAGGAAGGTTCGATATAACCGTCGGGCCTCTTGTAAAACTGTGGGGTATAGGTACGGAAAATGCCCGGGTCCCCGAAGAACAAGAGATTAAAAGTGCTCTTTCGCTTATCAACTACAGGGACGTTTTACTGGATGAGGAAAATCATGGCGTGATGTTGAAAAGGCCCGGGATGAGAATAGACCTGGGAGCCATAGCCAAGGGTTACGCTGCCGACGAAGTTATTCGAATATTAAAGGAAAAAGGGGTAAGGAGCGCGGTTGCTGACCTTGGGGGTAACGTATACGTGCTCGGCAAAAAGCCGAACGGTGAGCCGTGGAAGATAGGTGTCCAGGATCCTTTTGCCGAGACAAGGGGTGATATATTTGCGACTGTGGAAGTTTGGGACAAGACCCTGGTTACCTCCGGTGTATACGAAAGGTTTTTTGAGGAAGAAGGGAAAAGGTACCATCACATTCTCGATACATCTACGGGTTATCCCGTTGAAAATGGGCTAGTGAGTGTAACTATAATTTCCGATAGCTCGATTGACGCTGATGCCCTTTCCACCGCAGCTTTTTCACTGGGTTTGAAGGATGGAATGAGGCTGGTGGAAAACCTTCCTGGTATTGAGGCGATTTTTGTAACGGCCGACAGGGAAGTATACATTACCTCCGGGGTGGAAAAATATAATTTCCAGATAATCAACGAGGATTTTGTATTAAAACAGCAGTAG
- a CDS encoding redox-sensing transcriptional repressor Rex produces MYREWLNLFKKFKIPEATIGRLTSYSRFLKEADEKGVTTVSSQQIAKATGVTPAQVRKDLAYFGEFGTRGVGYNPRELYNYIMKILGLDRRWSVAIVGAGHLGTALSLYKGFAERGFDITCIFDADPEKIGKKIAGLEVRSMEELSEKVKEYNIELGIVAVPAAAAQEVIDLMVKAGIKGIINFAPVNVTVPEDVVLRRVDLASQLEYLTYHLGETR; encoded by the coding sequence ATGTATAGGGAGTGGTTAAATTTGTTCAAGAAGTTCAAAATACCTGAGGCCACTATCGGAAGGCTTACATCTTATTCGAGATTTCTGAAAGAAGCTGACGAAAAAGGAGTCACAACGGTCTCTTCCCAGCAGATAGCGAAGGCTACAGGTGTTACTCCCGCTCAGGTAAGAAAGGATCTGGCTTATTTCGGGGAGTTCGGTACCAGAGGTGTAGGATACAACCCTAGAGAATTATACAATTATATAATGAAGATACTGGGCCTCGATAGACGCTGGTCCGTTGCAATAGTAGGTGCCGGGCATCTCGGAACCGCTCTTTCACTTTATAAGGGGTTTGCGGAGAGAGGTTTTGATATAACCTGTATTTTCGATGCGGATCCGGAGAAAATCGGCAAAAAGATTGCCGGCCTGGAAGTGCGGTCAATGGAGGAACTCAGTGAAAAGGTAAAGGAATACAACATCGAGCTCGGGATAGTGGCGGTGCCGGCTGCTGCAGCCCAGGAAGTGATCGATTTGATGGTCAAAGCCGGCATAAAGGGCATTATAAATTTCGCACCGGTAAATGTAACGGTGCCTGAGGATGTGGTGCTCAGGCGTGTAGACCTGGCGTCCCAGCTTGAGTATCTGACGTATCATCTGGGGGAAACCAGATGA
- a CDS encoding DRTGG domain-containing protein: MKLKKIKEILRAEVLMGDDGDLEAEVTNACGADLISDILADTKKNAVLLTGLTHKQIIQTASMSEFAAIIFVRGKCPTRDVIELARENSLRLLRSEYPIYESCGLLYEAGLKAEMNIVIHAYRGKMFFNITPSYIEG; the protein is encoded by the coding sequence ATGAAGCTGAAAAAGATAAAGGAAATTCTCCGGGCCGAAGTGCTAATGGGAGATGACGGGGACCTTGAGGCGGAGGTGACTAACGCCTGCGGTGCTGACCTGATAAGTGATATTTTGGCGGATACCAAGAAGAACGCGGTTCTCCTCACCGGTCTCACTCATAAGCAGATAATACAGACAGCCAGTATGTCCGAATTTGCCGCTATAATTTTTGTAAGGGGCAAGTGCCCGACCCGGGACGTAATCGAGCTGGCGAGGGAAAATAGCCTTCGGCTCCTTCGCTCCGAATATCCCATTTACGAAAGCTGCGGTCTCTTGTACGAGGCCGGATTAAAAGCCGAAATGAATATAGTGATTCACGCCTACAGGGGGAAAATGTTTTTCAACATAACCCCTTCATATATAGAGGGGTGA
- a CDS encoding (Fe-S)-binding protein, which translates to MEILEKTLKELPGLDCGSCGCPNCRSLAKDIVQGRAKETDCIFKLREKVRQLVEEVLDLMQKLPPTMEE; encoded by the coding sequence ATGGAGATTCTCGAAAAAACGCTGAAAGAATTACCCGGGCTCGATTGCGGCAGCTGCGGGTGTCCTAACTGCAGATCTCTAGCAAAAGACATAGTGCAGGGACGGGCCAAAGAAACCGACTGTATATTCAAGCTCAGAGAAAAGGTCAGGCAGCTGGTGGAGGAAGTCCTGGATCTGATGCAGAAATTACCTCCTACAATGGAAGAGTGA
- a CDS encoding DRTGG domain-containing protein translates to MTLSDLQKELSLKLVTRGTTLDRPVVGGYASDLLSWVMGHATENQVWITIQSHPNIVAVASLLGLSGIIVAEGAEIEENTIKKAEEENIPVFSSEKPVYEICGMLYNLLSRSRKKC, encoded by the coding sequence GTGACCTTGAGTGATCTGCAGAAGGAATTATCGCTAAAACTTGTAACTAGAGGGACAACTCTAGATAGGCCCGTTGTAGGCGGTTATGCCTCGGATCTCTTGAGCTGGGTCATGGGCCATGCCACGGAAAATCAGGTATGGATTACCATACAGAGTCATCCTAATATAGTTGCAGTGGCTTCACTCCTGGGACTTTCCGGGATTATCGTGGCAGAGGGCGCTGAGATAGAGGAAAATACCATAAAGAAAGCTGAAGAGGAAAATATACCCGTATTTTCTTCGGAGAAACCGGTATACGAAATATGTGGCATGTTATATAATTTACTGTCCAGGAGCAGGAAAAAATGCTGA
- the nuoE gene encoding NADH-quinone oxidoreductase subunit NuoE, giving the protein MQFAVKKDLEFQEKLQKVDEMLKKYKGQKGVLLQVLQEAQRIVGYLPLEVQIRVAEALDVTLSEVYSTITFYSFFNLKPRGKYQIRVCLGTACYVKGADKVLNRIEQELKIKVGETTEDLKFSLEACRCVGACGLAPVVMINDDVYGRLTPDRVPEILKNYE; this is encoded by the coding sequence ATGCAATTCGCTGTAAAAAAAGACCTAGAGTTTCAAGAAAAACTCCAGAAGGTCGATGAAATGTTGAAAAAATATAAAGGTCAGAAGGGAGTGCTGTTACAGGTCCTGCAGGAAGCTCAGAGGATTGTAGGATACCTCCCCCTCGAAGTGCAGATAAGGGTAGCCGAGGCTCTCGATGTCACGTTGAGCGAAGTTTACAGCACCATTACCTTTTACTCGTTCTTCAACCTGAAACCCCGGGGCAAATACCAGATAAGGGTATGTTTGGGTACCGCGTGTTACGTAAAGGGGGCTGATAAGGTTCTTAACAGGATTGAGCAGGAGCTGAAGATAAAAGTCGGGGAAACGACCGAAGATTTGAAATTTTCTCTGGAAGCCTGCCGGTGCGTGGGCGCATGCGGTCTTGCTCCGGTAGTGATGATCAATGACGACGTTTACGGAAGGCTAACGCCGGACAGAGTACCGGAGATACTGAAAAACTACGAGTAA
- a CDS encoding ATP-binding protein, translated as MKELSLHVMDIVENSLNAGATVVEIKIVEDSKKDLLAIEIRDNGMGMDEETAKKALDPFFTSRTTRKVGLGLPLLAQAAKTAGGDVTVHSRPGEGTVVKAWFKKSHIDLQPLGNMAGTVASLVALHPDVDFIYRHVIDGRLFRFHLREIRKRLQDVPVNNPLVVDWIRKFISDNLKEINGGAEGWG; from the coding sequence ATGAAGGAACTATCCCTGCATGTAATGGACATAGTAGAAAATTCCTTAAATGCCGGTGCAACGGTGGTTGAGATCAAGATAGTGGAAGACTCGAAAAAGGATCTTTTAGCAATCGAGATACGCGATAACGGCATGGGAATGGATGAAGAAACCGCAAAAAAAGCGTTAGACCCGTTTTTCACAAGCAGAACTACCAGAAAGGTGGGTCTCGGCCTTCCGCTGCTGGCTCAAGCCGCGAAAACCGCCGGAGGTGACGTGACAGTACATTCACGCCCCGGTGAGGGGACTGTGGTAAAGGCGTGGTTTAAAAAAAGCCATATAGACCTGCAGCCTCTTGGAAATATGGCCGGCACTGTGGCGTCACTGGTGGCGCTTCATCCGGATGTTGATTTTATTTACAGGCACGTGATAGACGGTAGGTTGTTCCGGTTCCATTTAAGGGAAATAAGAAAAAGACTTCAAGACGTGCCGGTAAATAACCCCCTGGTAGTTGACTGGATAAGAAAATTCATAAGCGACAATTTAAAGGAAATTAATGGAGGTGCCGAAGGATGGGGGTAA
- a CDS encoding (2Fe-2S) ferredoxin domain-containing protein has protein sequence MKSIEELEKIREQARELINLRKENENKTRIVVGMGTCGISAGARQVLLAILDELKKRNISDVIVTETGCIGMCRFEPLVDVIKPNQPKVTYVNVDADKARQIVARHIVNNQVIDEWVIPNI, from the coding sequence ATTAAGTCTATAGAAGAACTTGAAAAAATCCGCGAGCAGGCGCGCGAATTGATAAATTTAAGGAAAGAAAATGAAAACAAGACGCGAATCGTGGTAGGTATGGGCACCTGCGGTATATCAGCGGGAGCCCGTCAGGTGTTGCTGGCGATTCTTGATGAATTGAAGAAGCGCAATATTTCTGACGTAATAGTTACAGAGACCGGCTGTATAGGCATGTGCAGGTTCGAGCCGCTGGTGGATGTCATAAAGCCCAACCAGCCTAAGGTCACTTACGTTAACGTGGATGCCGACAAGGCCAGGCAGATTGTGGCAAGGCATATTGTAAACAACCAGGTTATCGACGAATGGGTAATACCGAATATATAA
- the nuoF gene encoding NADH-quinone oxidoreductase subunit NuoF, which produces MEIYRAHVLVCRGTGCTASGSESVMDAFEKEIEKHGLSGEVKVLLTGCLGLCELGPNIIIYPEGTYYCRVKAEDVPEIVEEHLVKGRIVERLLYKERDVEERMRALTDIKFYKRQKRVALRNCGLINPENIEEYIANDGYRALAKVLSEMTPQQVIDEVTRSGLRGRGGGGFPTGKKWQFAKDAPGDVKYVVCNGDEGDPGAFMDRSILEGDPHTVLEAMAIAGYAIGAKEGYIYVRAEYPLAVKRLEIAIEQARERGLLGKNILGTGFEFDIFLRLRSGAFVCGEETALLASIEGRRGEPRPRPPFPAIEGLWGKPTLINNVETFANIPPIILNGADWFASIGTERSKGTKVFAVGGKINNTGLVEIPMGTTLREVIYDIGGGIPNGKKFKAVQTGGPSGGCIPASLLDMPIEYDTLTQAGSMMGSGGMIVMDEDTCMVDIAKFFLTFTQDESCGKCPPCRIGTKRMLEILERITNGEGREGDIELLETLAKNIKASALCGLGQTAPNPVLSTLRYFRDEYEAHIREKKCPAGACKALITYEITVDKCKGCGLCVKVCPAGAITGERKQPHAINREKCIKCNSCFERCRFGAIEKK; this is translated from the coding sequence ATGGAGATCTACAGGGCTCATGTTCTAGTGTGCAGGGGAACGGGATGTACAGCCTCAGGCAGCGAATCAGTTATGGATGCTTTTGAAAAAGAAATAGAAAAACACGGCCTTTCCGGAGAGGTAAAGGTCCTGCTGACCGGCTGCCTCGGGCTATGCGAACTGGGGCCCAACATAATCATATACCCCGAGGGAACCTATTACTGCCGTGTCAAAGCCGAAGATGTGCCGGAAATCGTGGAAGAACACCTGGTGAAGGGTCGCATCGTGGAAAGACTGCTTTACAAGGAACGTGATGTTGAAGAAAGGATGAGGGCCCTTACCGACATCAAATTCTACAAGAGGCAGAAAAGAGTTGCTCTCAGAAATTGCGGTCTTATCAACCCTGAAAATATCGAGGAATACATCGCCAATGACGGTTACAGGGCGCTGGCAAAGGTTCTCTCCGAAATGACCCCCCAGCAGGTGATCGACGAGGTAACCAGGTCGGGGCTGAGGGGCCGGGGAGGCGGAGGCTTCCCCACCGGCAAGAAATGGCAGTTTGCCAAGGATGCGCCCGGTGACGTCAAGTATGTCGTCTGCAACGGCGACGAAGGGGATCCAGGCGCTTTCATGGACAGGAGCATTCTCGAGGGAGATCCTCATACGGTGCTAGAAGCGATGGCCATTGCCGGTTATGCTATAGGAGCAAAGGAAGGCTATATTTACGTTAGAGCCGAATACCCGCTGGCGGTAAAAAGGCTAGAGATAGCAATAGAGCAGGCCAGGGAAAGGGGCCTTCTGGGGAAAAATATCCTGGGTACCGGCTTCGAGTTCGACATTTTCCTGCGCCTCAGATCGGGAGCTTTCGTATGCGGTGAGGAGACTGCATTACTGGCATCTATAGAAGGACGTAGAGGTGAACCGAGGCCCAGACCGCCATTCCCGGCAATTGAGGGATTGTGGGGCAAACCGACCCTGATCAACAACGTGGAGACCTTCGCCAATATCCCGCCGATTATCCTCAACGGAGCCGACTGGTTTGCCAGCATAGGGACCGAGAGGAGCAAGGGGACAAAAGTGTTCGCCGTCGGCGGTAAAATAAACAATACCGGTCTTGTGGAAATCCCGATGGGAACCACGCTCAGAGAGGTAATATACGATATCGGCGGGGGGATTCCTAACGGCAAAAAATTCAAGGCGGTACAGACCGGCGGCCCTTCGGGCGGGTGCATACCGGCGTCGCTGCTGGATATGCCCATAGAATACGATACGCTGACCCAGGCCGGTTCCATGATGGGCTCCGGTGGTATGATAGTCATGGACGAAGATACCTGCATGGTCGATATAGCTAAATTCTTCCTTACATTTACCCAGGACGAATCCTGCGGCAAGTGCCCGCCCTGCCGTATAGGTACAAAGAGGATGCTGGAAATCCTCGAGAGGATAACGAACGGCGAAGGCCGGGAGGGAGATATCGAGCTGTTGGAGACCTTGGCGAAAAATATTAAAGCTTCGGCCCTGTGCGGTCTGGGGCAGACGGCACCGAACCCGGTGCTTTCCACGCTCCGTTATTTCAGGGATGAATACGAAGCTCATATCAGGGAAAAGAAATGTCCTGCGGGAGCATGCAAAGCTTTGATAACCTACGAAATCACCGTGGATAAGTGCAAGGGCTGCGGATTGTGCGTAAAGGTATGCCCGGCCGGAGCAATTACCGGTGAGCGAAAACAGCCGCATGCAATCAACAGGGAAAAATGCATTAAGTGCAACAGCTGTTTTGAAAGGTGTCGGTTTGGTGCTATAGAGAAGAAATAA
- a CDS encoding NADH-dependent [FeFe] hydrogenase, group A6, which translates to MEMVTLTIDGEKVQVPKGTTILEAARKIGKKIPTLCFLKEINEIGACRMCVVEVKGARALQASCVYPVSEGMEVFTNTPAVRESRKITLELLLSDHNLECPTCIRNLNCELQKLAEELGIKSIHFEGEKHRSIYDDFSPSIVRDTSKCVLCRRCVSTCHKVQGVGVISPNHRGFETMVAPVFDMSLADVACVNCGQCILACPVGALKEKDDTDRVWKALADPEKHVIVQIAPAVRVSLGEEFGLGRGAIVTKKIPAALRRMGFDRVFDTDFSADLTIMEEGHEFIERLQHGGKLPLITSCSPGWIKFCEHYYPEFLENLSTCKSPQQMFGAVAKTYYAQKVGIDPSKIFVVSIMPCTAKKYECQRPEMRSSGYQDVDVVLTTRELSRMLKEAGINLAAMPDEDFDDPLGISTGAGAIFGATGGVMEAALRTVYEVMTGRELKDVEFTEVRGVEGIKEATIDIDGVKVNVAVAHGLGNARKLLDRIKSGEASYHFVEIMGCPGGCVGGGGQPILSAGERWELDYREVRGSAIYEVDRSMPLRKSHENPAVQQLYREFLGKPLSEKSHELLHTHYTRRSKYPEAEKKLDGVTA; encoded by the coding sequence ATGGAGATGGTGACTTTGACGATAGACGGCGAAAAAGTTCAGGTTCCGAAAGGCACCACCATACTTGAGGCCGCCCGCAAGATTGGCAAAAAAATTCCCACCCTGTGTTTTCTGAAGGAGATAAACGAGATCGGGGCGTGCAGGATGTGTGTGGTAGAAGTGAAGGGCGCGAGAGCCCTCCAGGCTTCTTGTGTGTATCCCGTATCGGAAGGTATGGAGGTATTCACCAACACCCCGGCCGTGAGGGAGTCCAGAAAAATTACGCTAGAACTTTTACTGTCCGATCATAACTTGGAATGCCCTACCTGTATCAGGAACCTGAACTGTGAGCTCCAGAAGCTGGCCGAGGAACTGGGCATAAAGTCGATCCACTTTGAAGGCGAAAAACACCGGTCCATATACGACGATTTTTCGCCATCGATAGTCAGGGACACTTCAAAATGCGTACTCTGCCGCCGCTGTGTGAGCACCTGCCACAAGGTGCAAGGTGTCGGCGTTATCTCGCCCAACCACCGGGGGTTTGAGACGATGGTAGCTCCAGTCTTTGACATGAGTTTAGCCGATGTGGCCTGCGTCAATTGCGGACAGTGCATACTGGCCTGCCCGGTAGGTGCCCTGAAGGAGAAGGACGATACCGACAGGGTGTGGAAGGCTCTGGCAGACCCCGAAAAACACGTCATCGTTCAAATTGCTCCGGCTGTGAGGGTATCCCTCGGCGAAGAGTTCGGCCTGGGGAGAGGCGCCATTGTGACAAAGAAAATACCTGCAGCCTTGAGGAGAATGGGGTTTGACAGGGTTTTCGATACCGATTTTTCAGCGGACCTTACCATAATGGAAGAAGGTCACGAATTCATTGAGAGGCTGCAGCACGGCGGTAAACTGCCGTTGATCACCTCCTGCAGCCCTGGCTGGATAAAGTTTTGCGAACACTATTATCCGGAATTCCTGGAGAACCTCTCCACGTGCAAATCACCGCAACAGATGTTCGGTGCTGTGGCCAAGACATACTACGCCCAGAAGGTCGGCATCGACCCGTCTAAAATTTTCGTAGTATCCATCATGCCCTGCACCGCCAAGAAGTACGAGTGCCAGCGGCCTGAAATGAGGTCCAGCGGTTACCAGGATGTGGACGTGGTATTGACCACCAGGGAATTGTCCAGGATGCTGAAGGAAGCGGGGATTAACCTCGCTGCAATGCCCGATGAGGATTTCGATGATCCGCTCGGAATTTCCACCGGTGCCGGCGCTATATTCGGTGCAACGGGTGGCGTGATGGAGGCTGCTCTCAGGACCGTATACGAGGTTATGACCGGCAGGGAGCTCAAAGATGTAGAATTCACTGAGGTGCGCGGTGTCGAAGGCATAAAAGAGGCCACCATAGACATTGACGGCGTGAAGGTTAACGTGGCGGTTGCTCACGGTCTGGGCAATGCGAGGAAACTTTTGGACAGGATAAAGAGCGGGGAAGCCAGCTACCACTTTGTCGAGATCATGGGCTGCCCGGGCGGCTGCGTGGGCGGCGGTGGCCAGCCCATTCTGAGCGCCGGTGAGCGTTGGGAGCTGGACTACCGTGAGGTGCGCGGTAGCGCCATATATGAGGTAGATCGCAGTATGCCGCTGAGGAAATCCCACGAGAACCCGGCTGTACAGCAGCTATACAGGGAATTCCTGGGCAAACCTCTAAGCGAGAAATCTCATGAATTGCTGCACACCCATTATACCAGGAGGTCCAAGTATCCCGAAGCCGAAAAAAAGCTTGACGGGGTTACCGCGTAA